One Kineococcus aurantiacus genomic window carries:
- a CDS encoding phytanoyl-CoA dioxygenase family protein encodes MSTTTSGPAPAPAPSPAPAAAGVLDEARRRARETVRRVRCENRLVSRYGFNTPAVLSHRRRPPVLTEAGRDLLGDLRRDGVATAQLDDLLGEPGRFEQLRRHVEDLRAASADGERAFGKSFLVELMGSEPVVAADDPLLQLAVDPRLRGIAEEYAQMSLKVHDLNAWLNLPTGGAAVQSQRWHRDLPEDHDIVKMFVYVRDVTPGAGPLRYLAGSATRTGRTLQVRNDWDGVGYRLDDSGVERLVEQNPGLEIRTASAPAGTVVFADTRGIHRGGHAVDTERLLTQVLWASAACCRPRSLHAAPGTDPGASEVFRHVRLVKGSR; translated from the coding sequence ATGAGCACCACCACTTCCGGTCCCGCGCCCGCCCCCGCGCCCTCGCCCGCCCCGGCCGCCGCCGGCGTCCTGGACGAGGCCCGCCGCCGCGCGCGCGAGACGGTGCGCCGGGTGCGCTGCGAGAACCGCCTCGTCTCCCGCTACGGCTTCAACACCCCCGCGGTGCTGTCCCACCGCCGCCGTCCCCCGGTCCTGACCGAGGCCGGCCGCGACCTGCTGGGCGACCTGCGCCGCGACGGCGTGGCCACGGCCCAGCTCGACGACCTGCTGGGCGAGCCCGGCCGCTTCGAGCAGCTGCGCCGGCACGTCGAGGACCTGCGGGCGGCCTCCGCCGACGGTGAGCGGGCGTTCGGCAAGAGCTTCCTCGTCGAGCTCATGGGCTCCGAGCCCGTCGTGGCCGCCGACGACCCCCTGCTCCAGCTGGCCGTCGACCCCCGCCTGCGGGGGATCGCCGAGGAGTACGCGCAGATGTCGCTGAAGGTGCACGACCTCAACGCGTGGCTGAACCTGCCCACGGGCGGGGCGGCCGTGCAGTCCCAGCGCTGGCACCGCGACCTGCCCGAGGACCACGACATCGTCAAGATGTTCGTCTACGTCCGCGACGTCACCCCGGGCGCCGGGCCGCTGCGCTACCTCGCCGGTTCGGCCACCCGCACCGGGCGCACCCTGCAGGTCCGCAACGACTGGGACGGGGTGGGGTACCGTCTCGACGACTCCGGGGTCGAGCGGCTGGTCGAGCAGAACCCCGGGCTGGAGATCCGCACCGCCAGCGCCCCCGCCGGCACGGTCGTGTTCGCCGACACCCGCGGCATCCACCGCGGCGGGCACGCCGTCGACACCGAACGCCTGCTGACGCAGGTCCTGTGGGCGTCGGCGGCCTGCTGCCGGCCCCGCTCGCTGCACGCGGCCCCGGGCACCGACCCGGGCGCGTCCGAGGTGTTCCGCCACGTCCGACTCGTGAAAGGCAGCCGGTGA
- a CDS encoding glycosyltransferase gives MPGAVRAVPRPGGPGTPARSGLPRIATVVCTLGARPGLRDLVVDLLAQELPHRAEHQVVVVDNDPASGAVRAQLGDLPGVRVLAEPRRGLARARNRAVDDLDVDVIAFTDDDCAVAPGWLAALTAPLCGPAAHPAVGCVTGLTVALDPASRAEELFEEFGSFTRGDHRCCWTPDGSTPPPELGEPGVRPSFFPYSGVFGSGNNMAFTVDALRRIGGFPPSLGAGTAVGGGEDLFAFLRVLEVGLAVVYEPAAQVTHRHRDEMGALRAQVRSYGSGLAAMVLHHVVTRPAAAPELLRALPSGVRHLLDPGSAKNARRSDSFPRDLALAELLGVAEAPLLYARARWQARSAATPPPVRTGLRVLVPTDAMAPLGGVEVSTLEVGEELAARGHELVVFAAAGGPQAPRWGRAAARVVRTPALTVPVRAPWRAVRLVGPVLAARRARPDVIWLNRAEQLLFGALAGWASGAPVVCQLRHGPFAGPAVRALRGRATRYLAVSGAVLGDWVRAGLDPRRIDVVHNGVDVRRYPPATAAQRAAARLSLGIGADTEVVLHYGRLTADKGLHVLRAALPLLRTRRAARGGDVLLLLVGDQPPAERDGRVGDTPGVRHLPARSGEDLLAVLAAADVVALPALTPEPFGRVVVEGMAAGLPVVASRTGGIPEILTGEFARWLVTPGDPADLARALDHALDATHEDRDLGRRAREHVARRFPLSATADAVEAALTDAAVPAGRATARDRPVRPVPAQPGPQPDTASRHPHRTSQEVESR, from the coding sequence GTGCCCGGCGCCGTGCGCGCCGTCCCGCGGCCGGGCGGCCCGGGCACCCCCGCGCGCAGCGGGCTGCCCAGGATCGCCACGGTCGTGTGCACCCTCGGTGCCCGCCCCGGTCTGCGCGACCTGGTCGTCGACCTGCTGGCGCAGGAACTGCCGCACCGCGCCGAGCACCAGGTCGTCGTCGTCGACAACGACCCCGCCTCGGGAGCGGTGCGCGCGCAGCTGGGCGACCTGCCCGGGGTCCGCGTGCTGGCCGAACCCCGCCGCGGGCTGGCGCGGGCGCGCAACCGGGCCGTGGACGACCTCGACGTCGACGTCATCGCCTTCACCGACGACGACTGCGCCGTGGCGCCCGGCTGGCTCGCGGCCCTCACCGCCCCCCTGTGCGGTCCTGCCGCGCACCCCGCGGTGGGGTGCGTGACCGGGCTGACCGTCGCCCTCGACCCCGCCTCCCGGGCCGAGGAGCTGTTCGAGGAGTTCGGCTCCTTCACCCGCGGGGACCACCGCTGCTGCTGGACCCCCGACGGTTCCACCCCGCCGCCGGAGCTGGGCGAACCGGGTGTCCGGCCGTCCTTCTTCCCCTACAGCGGCGTCTTCGGCTCCGGCAACAACATGGCCTTCACCGTGGACGCGCTGCGCCGCATCGGCGGGTTCCCCCCCTCGCTGGGGGCCGGCACCGCCGTCGGCGGGGGGGAGGACCTCTTCGCGTTCCTGCGCGTCCTGGAGGTCGGCCTCGCCGTCGTCTACGAACCCGCCGCGCAGGTCACGCACCGCCACCGCGACGAGATGGGCGCCCTGCGCGCGCAGGTCCGCAGCTACGGCTCGGGCCTGGCGGCCATGGTGCTGCACCACGTGGTGACCCGTCCCGCCGCCGCGCCCGAGCTGCTGCGCGCCCTGCCCTCCGGCGTGCGGCACCTGCTGGACCCCGGATCGGCCAAGAACGCCCGGCGCAGCGACTCCTTCCCGCGCGACCTCGCCCTGGCCGAGCTGCTCGGCGTGGCCGAGGCGCCCCTGCTGTACGCGCGCGCCCGGTGGCAGGCCCGCTCCGCCGCCACGCCCCCGCCGGTCCGCACCGGGCTGCGCGTCCTGGTCCCCACCGACGCGATGGCCCCCCTGGGCGGGGTCGAGGTCAGCACCCTGGAGGTCGGCGAGGAGCTCGCCGCGCGCGGGCACGAGCTCGTGGTCTTCGCCGCGGCCGGTGGCCCGCAGGCCCCCCGCTGGGGCCGCGCCGCCGCCCGCGTCGTGCGCACGCCCGCGCTGACCGTCCCCGTCCGCGCCCCCTGGCGGGCCGTGCGCCTGGTCGGCCCCGTCCTGGCCGCCCGCCGGGCCCGGCCCGACGTCATCTGGCTCAACCGCGCCGAGCAGCTGCTGTTCGGCGCCCTGGCCGGCTGGGCCAGCGGGGCGCCGGTCGTCTGCCAGCTGCGGCACGGGCCGTTCGCCGGCCCGGCCGTGCGGGCCCTGCGGGGCCGGGCCACGCGCTACCTCGCGGTCTCCGGCGCCGTGCTCGGCGACTGGGTCCGCGCCGGGCTGGACCCCCGGCGGATCGACGTGGTCCACAACGGCGTCGACGTCCGGCGGTACCCGCCGGCGACGGCCGCCCAGCGGGCCGCGGCCCGGCTGTCCCTGGGCATCGGCGCCGACACCGAGGTCGTCCTGCACTACGGGCGGCTCACCGCCGACAAGGGGCTGCACGTCCTGCGCGCCGCGCTGCCGCTGCTGCGGACCCGGCGCGCCGCGCGCGGCGGCGACGTCCTGCTCCTGCTCGTGGGGGACCAGCCGCCCGCCGAGCGCGACGGCCGGGTCGGGGACACCCCCGGCGTGCGGCACCTGCCGGCCCGCAGCGGCGAGGACCTGCTGGCCGTCCTGGCCGCCGCCGACGTCGTGGCCCTGCCGGCGCTGACCCCCGAACCGTTCGGGCGGGTCGTGGTCGAGGGCATGGCCGCCGGCCTGCCCGTCGTGGCCAGCCGCACGGGCGGCATCCCGGAGATCCTCACCGGGGAGTTCGCGCGCTGGCTGGTCACCCCCGGCGACCCCGCCGACCTGGCCCGGGCCCTCGACCACGCCCTCGACGCCACGCACGAGGACCGCGACCTGGGCCGCCGCGCGCGCGAGCACGTCGCCCGCCGCTTCCCCCTGAGCGCGACCGCCGACGCCGTCGAGGCCGCGCTCACCGACGCGGCCGTCCCCGCCGGGCGCGCAACCGCCCGGGACCGTCCGGTGCGCCCCGTCCCGGCCCAGCCCGGTCCGCAGCCGGACACCGCTTCCCGCCACCCGCACCGCACGTCCCAGGAGGTCGAGTCCCGATGA